A window of the Dunckerocampus dactyliophorus isolate RoL2022-P2 chromosome 21, RoL_Ddac_1.1, whole genome shotgun sequence genome harbors these coding sequences:
- the chodl gene encoding chondrolectin, which produces MMTFNLMRLWILGIVMVRAVHGARVLSGQTICLGEGVHPCYKMAYFHDVSSRVAFREAELACHMDGGSLLSIESPSEQERIEHLLQELHSGAGSGAGIADGDFWIGLTRVDGEDQKVSLGVTSCPQLYRWTDGSMASFRNWYFDEPSCGGESCVVMYHQPTALPGVGGAYLYQWNDDRCTMKHNFICKYPPERHLGEEHGDTAGGHGAEATQGSGELLPPQVTLAGTSGMLLLYIIIPTIPLMLLILVAAGSCCFHVLSRSPSRTKVAVRQSNLWISKTPKADVIEA; this is translated from the exons GTCAGACGATATGTTTGGGCGAGGGCGTGCATCCCTGCTACAAGATGGCGTACTTCCACGACGTCTCGAGCCGCGTCGCCTTCAGGGAGGCAGAGTTGGCGTGTCACATGGACGGTGGCTCGCTGCTCAGCATCGAAAGTCCTTCCGAGCAGGAGCGCATCGAACACCTGCTGCAG GAGTTGCACTCGGGAGCAGGAAGCGGAGCTGGAATAGCAGATGGAGACTTTTGGATCGGTCTGACTCGGGTAGACGGCGAGGACCAGAAAGTGTCACttggcgtcacttcctgtccacagcTCTACAGGTGGACTGACGGCAGCATGGCGTCCTTCAG GAACTGGTATTTTGACGAGCCATCCTGTGGTGGAGAATCCTGTGTTGTCATGTACCACCAGCCGACGGCACTTCCTGGAGTGGGTGGGGCTTATCTCTACCAGTGGAATGATGACCGGTGCACCATGAAGCACAACTTCATCTGCAAATATCCACCTG AGCGCCACCTGGGGGAGGAACATGGTGACACGGCTGGTGGGCATGGCGCCG aagCAACACAGGGTAGTGGTGAGCTGCTTCCACCTCAGGTCACCTTGGCTGGAACTTCAG GCATGTTGCTGCTCTACATCATCATTCCCACTATTCCTCTCATGCTGCTCATCCTGGTGGCTGCTGGGAGTTGTTGTTTCCACGTGCTCAGCAGAAG CCCGTCCCGCACCAAGGTGGCTGTGAGACAATCCAACCTGTGGATCTCCAAGACGCCCAAAGCTGACGTCATAGAGGCGTGA